The genome window GTTCGGCGTGTTGAGCTGCTTCTTGATCGTCTCGACGACCTTGATGGCGAGGTCCTGCGAATAGCCCACCACCTGCTGTTTGTCGTCGATGTAACTGAACGGGATCGACGACTCGCGGTGACCGAGCGTGATCGAACCGGTGTCCTTGATCTTCTTGAGCGTGCCGGTCAGTTCTTCGGCACCGGCAGGAAGGTTGACGAGACCCACCGCGAAAAGAAAAGCGGCGACGATGATGCGAGACGGACGCATGAGCATCTCCTTCGGGCGGCTGAGGCAGGTTGCACACGACGGCAACGCATGGAGAATAGCCGATTTCCCGTGACGCATCCATGTACGGCGCGTGTCGGCCGATGTCGCGGCGGGCATCGGTGTCGACTATCGAGGCAATCCGCATAAACGATGGCGCCTAGTTGAACCGTCGGCTCCGCCCTGGATCACAATAGTGGGCATCAAACACACGCTATTTGCAAAGGAGAACCACATGGCCAAGAAGGCCACGAAGAAAGTCGCCTCCGGCAACGGACACGCCATCGACATCGGCATCAGGGAAGCGGATCGCGAAGCGATCGCGGCGGGTCTGTCAAAGCTCCTCGCCGATACGTACACGCTTTACCTGCAAACACACAACTTCCACTGGAATGTGACCGGACCGATGTTCCAGACGCTGCACCTCATGTTCGAAACCCAGTACAACGAACTCGCGCTCGCCGTCGACCAGATCGCCGAGCGCATTCGCGCCCTGGGTTACCGGGCGCCGGGTACCTACGGCGAGTTCACCAACTTGAGTTCGATCAAGGAGGTGAGCGGATCGCCGAAGGCCGAGGAGATGGTCCGTCTGCTGGTCGAAGGTCAGGAAGCGGTCGTGCGCACGGCGCGCTCGGTGTTTCCGGCGGTCGACGAGGCACACGACGAGCCTTCCGCCGACCTCCTCACCCAGCGCATGCAGGTACACGAAAAGACGGCCTGGATGCTCCGAAGCCTCCTGGAAAAGTAACGTAATCGCTCCGAGGCAGCGGCGCTCACGCCGGTACAAGAGC of Betaproteobacteria bacterium contains these proteins:
- a CDS encoding DNA starvation/stationary phase protection protein, with the translated sequence MAKKATKKVASGNGHAIDIGIREADREAIAAGLSKLLADTYTLYLQTHNFHWNVTGPMFQTLHLMFETQYNELALAVDQIAERIRALGYRAPGTYGEFTNLSSIKEVSGSPKAEEMVRLLVEGQEAVVRTARSVFPAVDEAHDEPSADLLTQRMQVHEKTAWMLRSLLEK